A section of the Pseudorasbora parva isolate DD20220531a chromosome 2, ASM2467924v1, whole genome shotgun sequence genome encodes:
- the LOC137048004 gene encoding patched domain-containing protein 3-like yields MAKCKTDCIERPLSLAFEKLGHVVGRHPYVFLLLAICISAALGAGFIFLHEREANDIEDQFTPVNGRAKLERAFVVENFPQSDEFSQLRLSSEGTYASLIITDQHGGNILTEAAFNDIIELDRRVKSMTTGNTFENLCAKTKGECVSNAILDIINYNATEIGSLNITYPMNNYTFLGTTIGGVKLKPDSSEMTSAKAVRLFYFLDEKKTNGSSDWLDGFLKLLSNYTEQKTVHVSYFTSMSRQNELETNADSVIPLFSVTYFLAITVSIMSCMRLDCVRTKVWVAAFGVVSAGMAVLASFGLLLFCGMPFAMTVATAPFLILGVGVDDMFIMISSWQKTEVNKAVEIRLAETYKEAGVSITITTLTDVLAFYIGLMTPFRSVQSFCMYTSTALLFCFIFNITFFGACLALNGRREKGNRHWLTCMKVPQATGDGGGCCVGGAYDEKTHKEFEMPMDSFFKHYYGPFLTRVWVKILVCLIYAGYLAVSIYGCFQMQEGLDLKHLAADGSYVGSYYDKEDEFFSAFGPNVMLVIKGEDFQYWDSTARESLDLCLEKFQNLTVANSSISPVSWLSEYMQFGQKTNLSLNNETQFKSHLTAFLTRSGFSQDVNFTEGQIHASRMFIQSVNIRTAIDEKNMLDEFRKTAEKCEKMNLLVYHPAFIYFDQYAVIVDNTVQNIAVATCAMLVISLLLIPNPLCSLWVTFAIASVIVGVAGFMALWDVSLDSVSMINLVICIGFSVDFSAHISYAFVSSENSSANEKAKDAINKLGYPIIQGAVSTIAGVVVLAAAKSYIFRTFFKIMFLVILFGAAHGIIFIPVFLTFLGTCRNSQETNKQTLPEPSDTSQLQKITKAVVIQNVWSADPDCP; encoded by the exons ATGGCGAAGTGTAAAACAGACTGCATTGAAAGACCTCTGTCTCTGGCCTTTGAAAAGCTTGGTCATGTTGTTGGTAGACATCCATATGTGTTTCTTTTATTAGCTATATGTATATCTGCTGCTCTCGGAGCTGGTTTTATCTTTCTTCACGAGAGGGAGGCAAATGATATTGAAGACCAGTTTACACCTGTCAATGGACGTGCCAAATTGGAGAGGGCGTTTGTGGTGGAAAATTTCCCACAATCTGATGAGTTTTCTCAGTTACGGCTTTCATCTGAGGGCACTTATGCCTCTTTGATCATCACAGACCAGCATGGAGGAAATATTTTAACCGAAGCAGCTTTTAATGACATTATAGAGCTAGACAGACGAGTGAAGAGTATGACGACAGGAAACACTTTTGAAAACCTCTGTGCCAAAACAAAGGGAGAGTGCGTGTCAAATGCAATTCTAGACATTATAAATTACAATGCTACTGAAATAGGTTCTTTAAACATAACGTATCCAATGAATAATTACACGTTTTTGGGAACAACCATCGGCGGCGTAAAGCTAAAGCCAGATAGCTCCGAGATGACCAGTGCCAAAGCGGTCAGGCTTTTTTATTTCCTAGATGAGAAGAAGACAAATGGAAGCTCTGACTGGCTTGATGGCTTTCTAAAACTCCTCTCAAACTATACAGAACAGAAAACG GTCCATGTGTCTTACTTTACATCAATGTCAAGACAGAATGAGCTTGAGACCAATGCAGACTCTGTGATCCCCCTCTTCTCCGTTACGTATTTCCTGGCCATCACCGTTTCAATTATGTCTTGTATGAG GTTAGACTGTGTCAGGACGAAGGTGTGGGTGGCCGCGTTCGGCGTCGTCTCCGCTGGGATGGCCGTGTTGGCCAGCTTTGGACTTCTGCTGTTCTGTGGGATGCCGTTTGCCATGACCGTGGCCACAGCCCCCTTTCTGATTCTGG GTGTTGGTGTTGATGACATGTTCATTATGATCTCCAGCTGGCAGAAGACTGAAGTTAATAAAGCCGTTGAGATTCGTTTAGCAGAGACGTATAAAGAGGCCGGCGTGTCCATCACTATCACCACGCTGACAGATGTGCTGGCTTTCTACATCGGCCTCATGACGCCCTTCCGCTCAGTTCAGTCTTTCTGCATGTACACCAGCACAGCTCTTCTCTTCTGCTTCATCTTCAACATCACCTTCTTCGGCGCGTGTCTCGCACTCAACGGACGGAGAGAGAAAGGCAACAGACACTGGCTGACCTGCATGAAAGTCCCTCAGGCCACTGGGGATGGTGGAGGCTGTTGTGTTGGTGGGGCGTATGATGAAAAGACACACAAAGAATTTGAAATGCCAATGGATTCATTCTTTAAACACTATTACGGCCCTTTTCTGACGAGAGTGTGGGTTAAGATACTTGTGTGTCTGATCTATGCCGGGTATTTGGCAGTCAGTATCTATGGATGCTTCCAAATGCAGGAAGGTCTAGATCTGAAACATTTAGCAGCAGACGGCTCATATGTTGGCAGTTACTATGATAAAGAAGATGAATTCTTCTCTGCCTTTGGTCCTAATGTCATGTTAGTTATAAAGGGTGAAGACTTTCAGTACTGGGACTCAACTGCTCGTGAAAGTCTTGACTTGTGTTTGGAAAAGTTTCAAAATCTGACAGTGGCAAATTCAAGCATTTCGCCTGTTTCTTGGCTGAGTGAATACATGCAGTTTGGACAGAAAACTAATTTAAGTTTAAACAATGAAACGCAATTCAAAAGCCATTTAACAGCATTTCTTACTCGGTCTGGTTTCAGCCAAGATGTTAATTTCACTGAAGGTCAAATTCATGCATCACGTATGTTCATTCAGTCTGTGAACATCCGCACAGCAATCGATGAGAAGAACATGCTGGATGAATTTAGAAAAACCGCAGAAAAATGTGAGAAGATGAATCTGTTAGTATACCACCCTGCGTTCATCTATTTCGACCAATATGCCGTCATCGTCGATAATACAGTCCAAAATATAGCAGTTGCTACATGTGCAATGCTAGTCATTTCACTCCTGTTGATCCCAAACCCTCTCTGCTCTCTCTGGGTCACATTCGCCATCGCATCTGTTATTGTGGGAGTGGCCGGTTTCATGGCATTATGGGATGTCAGTTTGGACTCTGTGTCTATGATTAATCTTGTTATCTGTATCGGGTTTTCTGTCGACTTCTCTGCTCACATATCCTATGCTTTTGTGTCAAGTGAAAACTCCTCAGCGAATGAGAAGGCCAAGGATGCCATCAATAAACTGGGCTATCCGATCATTCAGGGGGCCGTGTCCACTATCGCCGGTGTGGTGGTGCTCGCGGCTGCTAAAAGCTACATCTTCAGGACCTTCTTCAAGATCATGTTCTTAGTCATTCTGTTCGGGGCCGCCCATGGCATCATATTCATACCGGTGTTCCTGACCTTCCTCGGCACTTGTAGGAACAGtcaagaaacaaacaaacaaactctccCAGAGCCCAGTGACACAAGCCAACtgcaaaaaataacaaaagcaGTCGTGATTCAGAATGTATGGTCTGCTGATCCTGACTGTCCATAG